A genomic segment from Diospyros lotus cultivar Yz01 chromosome 5, ASM1463336v1, whole genome shotgun sequence encodes:
- the LOC127801176 gene encoding pentatricopeptide repeat-containing protein ELI1, chloroplastic-like: MIFNVTLLHCESRLTAFPCGRAIFQLSTENRELSWHEMPTTPAAAQWRTVLKPLLEELPQPLSYAPIFQLLTGQQPQNLVKLKLGRQVHAHMLLRGLHPTAFVAAKMVSMYASLGDLHSALLIFHRIAHPSSLLYNSIIRAYTLYGCVEETIETYFRMHWLDLRPDHFTFPFVLKSCAQLSLLELGKCTHGLSLRVGLEFDMYVGTSLIDMYVKCRDLSDAHKLFDELPKRDISSWNSLITGYIRVGMVHVAEDIFGRMSNKNIVSWTAMISGYTQNGLGERALCLFNEMLQKDADVKPNWVTIMSVLPACTHSASLERGRLIHKFASGVGLDLNPSVQTALAAMYAKCGSLVDACLCFNRIHPKNKGLVAWNTMITAYASHGYGAEAVSTFEEMVRSGIQPDAVSFTGLLSGCSHSGLVDIGLAHFKFMTAVYSLEPRHEHYACVVDLLSRAGRLLEAKELIYDMPMQAGPSVWGALLAGCRKHRNLEIAEIAAWKLFVLEPENSGNYILLSNMYADVGMWEEVNNLRVVLKSQGVKKNPGSSWIEINGKAHLFLGGDMSHLQSKEINLLLETLPEKMRAAGYIPDTSFVLHDVSEEEKEHNLATHSEKLAIAFGLLNTPPNTVLRVTKNLRICGDCHTVMKFISQIYMREIIVRDVNRFHHFKYGQCSCGDYW, from the coding sequence CTACTACTCCAGCAGCAGCACAATGGCGCACTGTTCTGAAGCCATTGCTGGAAGAGCTGCCGCAGCCGTTGTCATATGCGCCCATTTTCCAGCTACTAACTGGCCAGCAGCCTCAAAACTTGGTCAAACTCAAGCTTGGTCGCCAAGTCCATGCTCACATGCTCCTTCGAGGTCTCCACCCTACCGCCTTCGTCGCAGCCAAAATGGTCTCAATGTACGCCAGCTTAGGCGACCTACACTCTGCTTTACTCATATTTCATCGCATCGCCCACccatcttctcttctctatAATTCCATTATTCGGGCTTATACTTTATATGGATGCGTCGAAGAGACCATTGAAACTTACTTCCGAATGCACTGGCTTGACCTTCGGCCCGACCACTTCACCTTCCCTTTTGTGCTCAAGTCCTGCGCGCAACTATCGCTTCTCGAGTTGGGAAAATGCACTCACGGGCTGAGTTTGAGAGTCGGACTGGAATTTGACATGTACGTTGGGACTTCGTTGATCGATATGTATGTGAAGTGTCGTGATTTAAGCGATGCACATAAGTTGTTTGATGAATTGCCCAAAAGAGATATTTCGTCTTGGAATTCCTTGATTACTGGCTACATTAGAGTTGGGATGGTTCATGTTGCAGAAGATATTTTTGGAAGAATGTCAAACAAGAATATTGTGTCCTGGACTGCTATGATATCTGGGTACACCCAGAATGGGTTGGGGGAACGGGCATTGTGTTTGTTCAATGAGATGTTGCAAAAGGATGCAGACGTGAAACCCAATTGGGTAACAATTATGAGTGTACTCCCTGCATGCACGCATTCAGCTTCTCTAGAGCGAGGCAGACTAATTCATAAGTTTGCTAGTGGTGTTGGTCTAGACTTGAATCCTTCTGTGCAAACCGCACTGGCTGCAATGTATGCTAAATGCGGGAGCCTCGTTGATGCTTGTCTCTGTTTTAATAGGATACATCCAAAAAATAAGGGTTTGGTTGCTTGGAACACTATGATCACTGCATATGCTTCTCATGGATATGGCGCGGAAGCTGTGTCAACTTTTGAGGAAATGGTCAGAAGTGGGATCCAACCTGATGCAGTCTCATTTACTGGTTTGCTTTCAGGATGCAGCCATTCTGGTCTTGTTGATATTGGCTTAGCACATTTCAAGTTCATGACTGCTGTATACTCATTAGAACCAAGACATGAACATTATGCTTGTGTTGTGGATCTTTTAAGCCGTGCTGGCCGATTGTTGGAAGCGAAGGAGCTTATTTATGACATGCCAATGCAAGCAGGACCAAGCGTTTGGGGTGCGTTGTTGGCTGGTTGTAGAAAGCACCGGAATTTGGAGATAGCAGAGATTGCGGCTTGGAAGCTCTTTGTCTTGGAACCGGAGAACAGTGGGAACTATATCCTGCTCTCAAATATGTATGCAGATGTTGGGATGTGGGAAGAAGTCAACAATTTGAGAGTTGTATTGAAAAGTCAGGGCGTGAAGAAGAATCCTGGAAGCAGTTGGATTGAGATCAATGGAAAAGCACACTTGTTTCTTGGAGGAGATATGTCTCATCTGCAGTCAAAGGAAATTAACTTATTGTTGGAGACGTTGCCAGAGAAGATGAGGGCAGCTGGGTACATACCAGATACTAGTTTTGTATTGCATGATGTTagtgaagaagagaaagaacaTAATTTAGCAACTCACAGTGAGAAGCTGGCTATTGCATTTGGGCTTCTGAACACGCCCCCAAATACAGTTCTTAGAGTGACAAAGAACCTTCGTATCTGTGGGGACTGCCACACAGTCATGAAATTCATTTCGCAAATCTACATGAGGGAGATCATTGTAAGAGATGTGAACCGGTTCCATCATTTTAAATATGGACAATGTTCGTGTGGAGACTATTGGTGA